CAAGCTCAAACAATTGCTCCGCAATAACCTCTCCAAGAGAAACATTGCCATACAGCCGGCATGAATTGAGTAATGATCCCCAAATGCTCCCACTTGGCCTCATAGGCATGGATTTCACTACCTCTAGTGCCTCTTTTATTCTCCCAGCTCTACCCAACATATCCACTAAACAAGCATAATGCTCTACAGTTGGTGACACCCCACAATCGTTCTTCATTTTAGTGAACAATCTTTGTCCCTCATCAACATGCCCTGCATGGCTACAACCGGATAGTAAGGCAATAAAGGTTACTGCATCTGGTTTAATACCAGACTCAACCATCTCATTCAAAACCTCCATAGCATCTTGTATACACCCATTAACTGCATACCCTGTCAGCATGGTATTCCATGACGTCAAATCTTTATTCCACATTCCATCAAACACTCTCCGACAGTAATCTATTGCTCCACATTTTGCATACATGTCCATTAGTGAGTTTAGTACCGGGACGTCGGGTCTTCCAGTGGACTTCACAATCTGGGCATGTATCTCTTTGCCACTATTCAGCGCAGTCAATTGGGAACAAACTGGTAAAACTGTAGTAAGAGTAACCCAGCTGAACCCAGTCCCCTCTCCTTGCATCCTCCGAAAAGTGCCCAGGGACTCGAACACTTTTTCACGGTGAACAAAACCTGCAATCAAAGAGTTCCAAGAAACAACATTCCGTTGAGGCATTTCATCGAATACCCTTAATATCTCATCGAAAGACCCACACTCCGCATATAACCTTAGAAGAGCATTATTCACCACTTGATCTGGTTCTTCATCACACTTTATGATCTGGGCATGGACTGCTCTACCAATCCACAATTCCGACAAATCAGCACACGCCTTCAAGGCCatcgaaaatgaaaaattaccCGGTTGGATGAACCGGGACAACATGTCACGATAAAGAAATAAAGCTTCTTTGTAACACCCATTTCTCGAAAATCCAATAGCCATTGCCACCCAGACCGATTCGGGTACATGTTCATCTTCAAGCCCATCCTCGAAAACGCGGCAAGCCTCGTCGATTAGGCCGCAGACGGAGTAAAGCGTGATGAACTTGCTTTTTAAAGTGGGGTTCTTGATAAGGTTGTGGTTCCGTTTATCTCTAGAGAGGAGAAGATGCAAGTAGAGTCTTTGGCCATGTTCCAAGGATTTCCTTGAGATACAGGCGTGGAGGAGAAGGGAGTAGGCCTCAAGGTCCGGCTCAGCGGCCGAGGATTTGGACGGTGAGGATTCGATAAGGCGAAGGGCCTCATCGAGTTTTCCTGATTTAGTCAGATACTTGAGGGTTGAATTTAGAAGCCTTTTGTGTTTGAGAGTTTTGGGAGCTGAAGTGACCGTTATGCTAGTGGTGATGGTTGTATTAGTTGATAGAGAAATGGCGGGAATCATTATCAAAACCAGTTTGGGTATTTCTTCCTATcctttcttcatttttgggaCTAGGGAGAAATTGTTGGGTAGGGAGTGGCGCCTGTGCAGGCAGATAAAGTTACTGCCTGCCTGGAGATGTGGCTGAAAGAGAACAATACGATATCTTGGGCCATAATGGATCTGTGGGCCGCACCAGAAAGCCGAAGCCTTGAAGCAATTGTTACAAGGGCCTGTGTTTTTATCTCCCATATATATTCCTGCTTTTGCTTTGAAAATTCACATTTCTCTCAAAACTCCGATGACATGGGAGCTCAGTGcagcaaaatgttttacaatcAGGTATATCAAGGCAGAGAATTGTAATGAACACATCCAATAGACTATCATTAGTACACAGTACAGTTGCTTCTTTGTAGCTATAAATCTAGCAATTTTTCTGAACTATGTATTGAATTCAATGATTTGAGTGTAGCTTCATTCCCTGGCTATGGGTTGTAGAGTCAGATTAACGGACACCCAGATGACTGCATGATACTCTTTGTTGTCACTG
This window of the Corylus avellana chromosome ca5, CavTom2PMs-1.0 genome carries:
- the LOC132180852 gene encoding pentatricopeptide repeat-containing protein At3g14330, which codes for MIPAISLSTNTTITTSITVTSAPKTLKHKRLLNSTLKYLTKSGKLDEALRLIESSPSKSSAAEPDLEAYSLLLHACISRKSLEHGQRLYLHLLLSRDKRNHNLIKNPTLKSKFITLYSVCGLIDEACRVFEDGLEDEHVPESVWVAMAIGFSRNGCYKEALFLYRDMLSRFIQPGNFSFSMALKACADLSELWIGRAVHAQIIKCDEEPDQVVNNALLRLYAECGSFDEILRVFDEMPQRNVVSWNSLIAGFVHREKVFESLGTFRRMQGEGTGFSWVTLTTVLPVCSQLTALNSGKEIHAQIVKSTGRPDVPVLNSLMDMYAKCGAIDYCRRVFDGMWNKDLTSWNTMLTGYAVNGCIQDAMEVLNEMVESGIKPDAVTFIALLSGCSHAGHVDEGQRLFTKMKNDCGVSPTVEHYACLVDMLGRAGRIKEALEVVKSMPMRPSGSIWGSLLNSCRLYGNVSLGEVIAEQLFELEPSNPGNYVMLSNIYANAGMWDNVKLVREMMERRGMKKEAGCSWIQIKHGIHTFVAGGGFEFRNSAEYKKVWNELMDAMEEIGYVPKTDVVLHDVNEEIKAMWVCGHSERQATVFALIHTSTGMPIRITKNLRVCVDCHTWMKFVSRVTGRVIVLRDTNRFHHIRQGACSCKDYW